The DNA window tatatgtacagctggtataacctgggcacctcctgtatataattatatatgtacagccggtataacctgggcatctcctatatataattatatgtgtacagttaGTATAACCTGGGCgtctgctgtatataattatatatgtacagccggtataacctgggtatcgcctgtatataattatatatgtacagctggtataacctggacatctcctatatataactatatatgtacagctggtataacctgggcatctcctgtatataactatatatgtacagctggtataacctgggcatctcctgtatataattatatatatgtacagctggtataacctgggcatctcctatatataactatatatgtacagctggtataacctgggcatctcctgtatataactatatatgtacagctggtataacctgggcatctcctgtatataattatatatatgtacagctggtataacctgggcatctcctatatataattatatatgtacagctggtataacctgggcatctcctgtatataactatatatgtacagccggtataacctgggcatctcctgtatataattatatatgtacagccggtataacctgggcatctcctgtatataattatatatatgtacagctggtataacctgggcatctcctatatataattatatatgtacagctggtataacctgggcatctcctgtatataactatatatgtacagctggtataacctgggcatctcctgtatataattatatgtgtacagttagtataacctgggcatctcctgtatataattatatatttgtacagctggtataagctgggtatctcctgtaaataattatatatgtacagctggtataacctaggcatATTTCCTATACAATTTTATATGTACAGCTAACACAATCAAGTTTTGATGAACTTTCCCTCAGTATCGGGGATATTGGGCATGAcaaaaataaatcttttttttttaattaaagtacTGAGCTTCAGACATGAAGCTATAAATAATTTATTGATTGATAATTAACCCTTTACTCTCTTCCCATTTTCTTGATAAATGGTATAATGTGATTGGACAAGGGAGATGCTCAGCTGGTgtaattagtgtacttttttctgaaTATTTGTCTTTAATTAATAATTAAGCAGATCAGCAATTACCCGACAAGTTGTCCCTGTGAAAGAGGAAAGAAATGTAATGGAAATGTGATCTGGGAGTCGGCGTGTCACACAGGAGCCATACCCCGTGCAGCTGggcccctcctgtcaccggccaggCACATAATGAGGCTCAAATCTCACCTTTCCATGAATTCATGCACCAGTGCGCCCTCCTGCACCCAGCGATCAAACACCGCACACATGCCCTCACCCATATCAGCGCCTCCGCCTGGTTCTCATCTTCTTACTTCTCTCCACACAGACCTCGCTGTATCTGATGGCTGCTGTCCCTGAATCATGAGCCACCATGCACTACCATCCCAAGGACCGGGGCTACCCTGAGCCCCCCACCAAGGGGAGAAGGAAAGTTGGAGGCGTCAAGAGCCAAATGCATGGTAGAAGAGTAAATTTAATGAGACACAGAACTGAATTCCTCTCGTAGCGCACTCGCTCTATCATGTCTAACATCACGCCCGATGCTTGCAATGTAGACTCTGACCTGGACGGCGTGCTCCCGCCATCCCTGTATGCCGTCGTGTTCGTAGTTGGACTCCCGGCCAATCTTTTGGCTCTCTGGGCTGCCTGGCTGCAGGTGCGGAAAGGAAAAGAACTTGGAGTTTACCTTCTGAACCTCAGCCTGTCGGATCTGCTCCTCATTTGTGCACTACCGCCCTGGACGGACTACTACCTACGAAGGGACGTCTGGGGATACGGACCGGGAGCCTGTCGCCTATTTGGTTTCATCTTCTATACCAATCTGTACGTGGGGGCTGCCTTCCTGTCCTGCGTCTCAGCTGACCGCTACCTGGCTGTGGCTCATCCTCTGAGGTTCCCCGGGGCCCGGCCCATCCGCTCCGCTGCGGCTGTCTCTGCACTGGTTTGGGTCCTAGAATTGGCAGCCAATGCCCCTCCCTTGTTTAGAGACGCTATCACCAGAGACCGTTACAACCACACTTTCTGCTACGAGAGTTACCCCTTATCTGGGAAAGGAGATGCACTGGCCAATGTGGGGAGGGTACTAGCTGGGTTTTTATTGCCCTGGGGTATAATGCTTTTGTGCTATGCTGGGCTACTCCGAGCTCTGCAGGGCAGCGCATCCTGTGAGCGACGGGAAAAGAGACGGGTCCGTCGGCTCGCCCTGGGGCTTCCCTGTGTGGCCCTGCTCTGCTATGGGCCCTATCATGCCCTGCTTCTTCTACGCAGTGTGGTATTTTTGGTCGGAGGAGGTTCTGTAGCAGCAGGAGAAAGCTGTGCACTAGAGGAGCGCTTGTTCCCAGCTTACCATGCCTCTCTGGCAATGGCCACACTGAACTGCTTGGCTGATCCTGCCCTTTACTGCCTGGCATGCCCtggagcaaggggagaggtggcaaAAGCAATAGGTAGAGTGGTAGCATGGGCAATGGGTAAggacagcagtggctggagggaaagAGGTGGGGATGGCAGAGAAATCGGAGGGCGAGGTGAACAGGTGGGAATGGTGGagatgggtgggggagggggaagctCCATTGTCTGAGACGGATTGGGAGTTGGATGAGAATGTACAAAATAGAATAAAATAATTTGTCTTATAATAATGCATCTGCTTGGAGGAAACCAAAGAGCCAACATGGCTTCCTTATCAAGAACTGTGAATTCTTGGATTAGACCTCAGACtagtagtaatgagcgggcactaccatgctcaggtgctctgtactggtaactagtgatgagcgggcactaccatgctcaggtgctctgtactggtaactagtgatgagcgggcactaccatgctcaggtgctctgtactggtaactagtgatgagcgggcactaccatgctcaggtgctctgtactggtaactagtgatgagcgggcactaccatgctcaggtgctctgtactggtaactagtgatgagcgggcactaccatgctcaggtgctctgtactggtaactagtgatgagcgggcactaccatgctcaggtgctcggtactggtaactagtgatgagcgggcactaccatgctcgggtgctcagtactggtaactagtgatgagcgggcactaccatgctcaggtgctcagtactcgtaactagtgatgagtgggcactaccatgctcgggtgctcagtactcgtaactagtgatgagcgggcactaccatgcttgggtgctcagtactcgtaactagtgatgagcgagcactaccatgcttgggtgctcggtactggtaactagtgatgagtgggcactaccatgctcgggtgctcagtactggtaactagtgatgagcgggcactaccatgcttgggtgctcagtactggtaactagtgatgagtgggcactaccatgctcgggtgctcagtactcgtaactagtgatgagcgggcactaccatgctcgggtgctcagtactggtaactagtgatgagcgggcactaccatgatcaggtgctcagtactggtaactagtgatgagcgggcactaccatgttcgggtgttctgtactcgtaactagtgatgagcgggcactaccatactcaggtgctcggtactggtaactagtgatgagcgagcactaccatgctcaggtgctcggtactggtaactagtgatgagcgggcactaccatgctcaggtgctcagtactggtaactagtgatgagcgggcactaccatgctcaggtgctctgtactggtaactagtgatgagcgggcactaccatgctcaggtgctcggtactcgtaactagtgatgagcgagaattaccatgctcgggtgctcggtacttgtaactagtgatgagcgggcactatcatgctcaggtgctcagtactcgtaactagtgatgagcgggcactaccatgctcgggtgctcagtactggtaactagtgatgagcgggcactaccatactcaggtgctcggtactggtaactagtgatgagcgagcactaccatgctcaggtgctcggtactggtaactagtgatgagcgggcactaccatgctcaggtgctcagtactggtaactagtgatgagcgggcactaccatgctcaggtgctctgtactggtaactagtgatgagcgggcactaccatgctcaggtgctcggtactcgtaactagtgatgagcgagaattaccatgctcgggtgctcggtactcgtaactagtgatgagcgggcactatcatgctcaggtgctcagtactcgtaactagtgatgagcgggcactaccatgctcgggtgctcagtactggtaactagtgatgagcgggcactaccatgctcgggtgctcagtactggtaactagtgatgagccggcactaccatgctcgggtggtcggtactgggaactagtgatgagcgggaactaccatgctcgggtgctcagtactggtaactagtgatgagcgggcactaccatgctcgggtggtcggtactggtaactagtgatgagcgggcactaccatgctcgggtgctcagtactggtaactagtgatgagcgggcactaccatgctcgggtggtcggtactggtaactagtgatgagtgagcactaccatgctcgggtgctcagtactggtaactagtgatgagcgggcactaccatgctcgggtggtcggtactggtaactagtgatgagtgagcactaccatgttcgggtgctctgtactcattaagagcagttggatgtttAGATGGGAGCGACTTAAGCagctgagtataatggaaatcaatggggggcTTGAGTATTTTTACGGAAGATTTCCAGGAAAAATGCTCCAGTTCCCCATTGAATTTCATTATATTCGGTACATGAGTTAAGCCTGTGTCAGCGTCCGACTGCTcactacaagtactgagcacctgagcatggtagtgctcgctcatcactatctctGACAAGTCCTTCACCCACATCCTCCTCCATCCTTTGGTTGAACTTCATGGACATGTGGGTTTTTTTCTGTTTCTTCCGTACTCTGTAATTATGTGTATGGAGATTACACCCTGAAAAATTCCACAAACAGACCTGCAGGTAGGTTATGCTGTGTAGCATCTTGCAGCTCTGTCTGCCATCTGTGTGCTGAGTCAGTGTGTTACGTAGACACATCGAGAACGCAGGGGCAATCGAGTTACACCGGAACAGTGAAAAGGAGGAGTGTGGGGTACACAGCTGTTACTAATGGGAGAGCAAGCTGTACCAGGAGGCACAATGCTCAAACATACAAATAAGTATCCCTAAAACCTGCACTTCTGCAGTCTGAGCACCTGCTGTCTTCGTCCTCACTAACCCTACCATTATCAGTCACAGTCTCCTATTCCGGAGTTTAATCAGAAAAGGAATGCGATAAAGGACATTTTAATGGCATCTACATACACTGGCATCTAAATAATATTCCTCTAATGCTAAACGCAAGTGTCACAAGGCAAGAGGCAGCACAAGGTGTGCGGGAGCCGCTCTTGGATGTGAGACCGAGGACAGACATGGGGCCATAGACTGAAaactaccatgtttccctgaaaatgctctagggcttattttcagaaaaACACTATATCCGCTCTCTAAAATTGTGCTCCACGGAAATGCTCAGACATCACACACTTAGAAAATGTTCTGCAACTTTTCAGTTTCTATGTAATTTATATAAGGTCCTAAACACAAGAGGAAGACCTCACCTTCTTGTAGATGTTATCTTCATATTTTACTCTTTATTTTCCCTTTTCCTACAAAATTTCACGTGAAAGTGAAGCCTGGAAAACATGAGACGTTACTGTTAATGTATACAGAGCCTTGCATGCACAGTCACTTTATTATTTATCATCTTATATGTGAGAACGCAGAGTGCAATCAAGGTCCATCAGTATGAAGATGTATAGTAACGTGGTGCAGTGGGACGAGGGCTAATGAACCCTATCTTTCCTCCCATCCCCCTCTGCATCCACTCACTGAGTGACATTACTTGCCCCCTTTGATCTCCTGTCCTGATTGCTCACTCTACAGAGAGTCGCTCGGTCACTCTTCTGGTTACAGCTGGGAAACATCTGCATGGTTTCTATGCCTGGGAACTTTTCCCTGCCACAGCCAAAAAAGAGACATCTTTCGCCTTCCCCAAACGTCTAGTCCCACACATGATGCTGCCTATCAAGAACTTCTTCATCCTGGGCCCCTGTATTCCTGTATAGTTCAGATCGGTTGGGCTCCTCTGTCCTTGTATGATGAGGATGGTTGGGCCCCTCTGTCTCTGTATAGATGAGGATGGTTGGGCCCCTCTGTCCCTGTATAGATGAGGATGGTTGGGCCCCTCTGTCCCTGTATAGATGAGGTAGGTTGGGTACCTCTGTCCCTGTATAGATGAGGATGGTTGGGTTCCTCTGTCCCTGTATAGATGAGGATGGTTGGGCCTCTCTGTCCCTGTATAGATGAGGATGGTTGGGTTCCTCTGTCCCTGTATAGATGAGGTAGGTTGGGTTCCTCTGTCCCTGTATAGATGAGGATGGTTGGGCCTCTCTGTCCCTGTATAGATGAGGATGGTTGGGTTCCTCTGTCCCTGTATAGATGAGGATGGTTGGGTTCCTCTGTCCCTGTATAGATGAGGATGGTTGGGTTCCTCTGTCCCTGTATAGATGAGGATGGTTGGGCCCCTCTGTCCCTGTATAGATGAGGTAGGTTGGGTTCCTCTGTCCCTGTATAGATGAGGATGGTTGGGTTCCTCTGTCCCTGTATAGATGAGGATGGTTGGGCCCCTCTGTCCCTGTATAGATGAGGTAGGTTGGGTTCCTCTGTCCCTGTATAGATGAGGATGGTTGGGCCTCTCTGTCCCTGTATAGATGAGGATGGTTGGGTTCCTCTGTCCCTGTATAGATGAGGTTGGTTGGGCCCCTCTGTCCCTGTATAGATGAGGATGGTTGGGCCCCTCTGTCCCTGTATAGATGAGGATGGTTGGGCCCCTCTGTCCCTGTATAGATGAGGATGGTTGGGCCCCTCTGTCCCTGTATAGATGAGGATGGTTGGGCCCCTCTGTCCCTGTATAGATGAGGTAGGTTGGGTTCCTCTGTCCCTGTATAGATGAGGATGGTTGGGTTCCTCTGTCCCTGTATAGATGAGGATGGTTGGGCCCCTCTGTCCCTGTATAGATGAGGATGGTTGGGCCCCTCTGTCCTTGTATATCTGAGGATGGTTGGGTCCCTCTATCCTTGTATGATGAGGTTGGTTGGGCCCCTCTGTCCCTGTATAGATGAGGATGGCTGGGCCCCTCTGTCCCTGTATAGATGAGGATGGTTGGGGCCCTCTGTCCCTGTATAGATGAGGATGGTTGGGCCCCTCTGTCTCTGTATAGATGAGGTAGGTTGGGTCCCTCTGTCCCTGTATAGATGAGGATGGTTGGGCCCCTCTATCCCTGTATACATGAGGATGGTTGGGCCCCACTGTCCCTGTATAGATGAGGTTGGTTGGGCCCCTCTGTCCTTGTATAGATCAGGTTGGTTGGGTTCCTCTATCCCTGTATAGATGAGGTAGGTTGAGCCCCACTGTCCCTGTATAGATGAGGTTGGTTGGGCCCCTCTGTCCTTGTATAGATCAGGTTGGTTGGGTTCCTCTATCCCTGCATAGATGAGGTTGGTTGGGCCCCTCTGTCCTTGTATAGATGAGGATGGTTGGGCCCCTCTGTCCCTGTATAGATGAGGTTGGTTGGCCCCCTCTATCCTTGTATGATGAGGTTGGTTGGGCCCCTCTGTCCCTGTATAGATGAGGATGGTTGGGCCCCTCTGTCCTTGTATATCTGAGGATGGTTGGGTCCCTCTATCCTTGTATGATGAGGTTGGTTGGGCCCCTCTGTCCCTGTATAGATGAGGATGGCTGGGCCCCTCTGTCCCTGTATAGATGAGGATGGTTGGGGCCCTCTGTCCCTGTATAGATGAGGATGGTTGGGCCCCTCTGTCCCTGTATAGATGAGGATGGTTGGGCCCCTCTGTCCCTGTATAGATGAGGATGGTTAGGCCCCTCTATCCTTGTATGATGAGGTTGGTTGGGCCCCTCTGTCCCTGTATAGATGAGGATGATAGGGCCCCTCTGTCCCTGTATAGATCAGGTCGGTTGCTCCCCACTATTACTGCACAAATCTGGTTAGAAGTAAGTAAACTTGTCCGACTTTCACATGGTAACATTTAGCATATTCCCGGAGATACATGTTTATACACAGTGAAGAGGAAACGTTAGTCACAGGCGGTGATGGAGGTCGCAGCGAGTACACAACGGACGTCGCCTTTTAGTCTTAGATCTGTATCTACATTCCTAACATACAGCAGATTATACACTCCATTAATAACATATACACAAATAGTGAAGGAACTGCAGCACTTATTGTCACACCAAATACATCATCCTGGAAAACGCACAAGACTGGAACCAATAAACCAAAGTGACAAGTGAGAAAACATTGCCAGGTAACTACAGAGCAAGGGACGACTGCCACATCTATAATGGATACACtgtggattctctactgtaagagcagtcacactgcaGAGATCTCTACTGTAagagtggcacggtggctcagtggttagcactgcagtcttgcaccaaggacaacatctgcaaggagtttgtatgttctccctgtgtttgcgcgggtttcctcccacacttcaaacacatgaagatagggaatttagattgtgaacactAGTGTTAatgatgtatataaagcgctgcggaatatggtagtgctatatacagttaggtccagaaatctttggacagtgacacaattttggcgagttgggctctgcatgccaccacattggatttgaaatgaaacctctacaacagaattcaagtgcagattgtaacgtttaatttgaaggtttgaacaaaaatatctgatagaaattgtaggaattgtcacatttctttacaaacactccacattttaggaggtcaaaagtaattggacaaataaaccaaacccaaacaaaatatttttaatttcaatattttgttgcgaatcctttggaggcaatcactgccttaagtctggaacccatggacatcaccaaacgctgggtttcctccttcttaatgctttgccaggcctttacagccgcagccttcaggtcttgcttgtttgtgggtctttccgtcttaagtctggatttgagcaagtgaaatgcatgctcaattgggttaagatctggtgattgacttggccattgcagaatgttccacttttttgcactcatgaactcctgggtagctttggctgtatgcttggggtcattgtccatctgtactatgaagcgccgtccgatcaactttgcggcatttggctgaatctgggctgaaagtatatcccggtacacttcagaattcatccggctactcttgtctgctgttatgtcatcaataaaccaagtgacccagtgccattgaaagccatgcatgcccatgccatcacgttgcctccaccatgttttacagaggatgtggtgtgccttggatcatgtgccgttccctttcttctccaaacttttttcttcccatcattctggtacaggttgatctttgtctcatctgtccatagaatacttttccagaactgagctggcttcatgaggtgtttttcagcaaatttaactctggcctgtctatttttggaattgatgaatggtttgcatctagatgtgaatcctttgtatttactttcatggagtcttctctttactgttgacttagagacagatacacctacttcactgagagtgttctgggcttcagttgatgttgtgaatgggttcttcttcaccaaagaaagtatgcggcgatcatccaccactgttgtcatccgtggacgcccaggcctttttgagttcccaagctcaccagtcaattccttttttctcagaatgtacccgactgttgattttgctactccaagcatgtctgctatctctctgatggattttttcttttttttcagcctcaggatgttctgcttcacctcaattgagagttccttagaccgcatgttgtatggttacagcaacagcttccaaatgcaaaaccacacacctgtaatcaaccccagatcttttaactacttcattgattacaggttaacgagggagatgccttcagagttaattgcagcccttagagtcccttgtcgaattacttttggtcccttgaaaaagaggaggctatgcattacagagctatgattcctaaaccctttctccgatttggatgtgaaaactctcatattgcagctgggagtgtgcactttcagcccatattatatatagaattgtatttctgaacatgtttttgtaaacagctaaaataacaaaacttgtgtcactgtccaaatatttctggacctaactgtatatataaataaaataaacatagaaaaaaaagcgcagtcacactatggagctctgtactgtagagcggtcacactatggagctctgtactgtaagagcggtcacactatagagctctgtactgtaagagcagtcacactatagagctctgtactgtaagagcggtcacactatagagctctgtactgtaagagcggtcacactatagagctctgtactgtaagagcggtcatacTATTGaggtctgtactgtaagagcggtcacactatggagctctgtactgtaagagcggttacACTATTGAGCTCTGtaatgtaagagcggtcacactatagagctctgtactgtaagagcggtcacactatggagctctgtacggtaagagcggtcacactatggagttctttactgtaagagcggtcacactatagagctctgtactgtaagagcggtcacactgtggagctctgtactgtaagagcggtcacactgtggagctctgtactgtaagagcggtcacactatagagctctgtactgtaagagcggtcacactatagagctctgtactgtaagagcggtcacactatggagctctgtactgtaagagcggtcacactatagagctctgtactgtaagagcggtcacactatagagctctgtactgtaagagtggTTACACTattgagctctgtactgtaagagcggttacactatggagctctgtactgtaagagcggttacactatggagctctgtactgtaagagcggtcacactatggagttctttactgtaagagcggtcacactattgagctctgtactgtaagagcggttacactatggagctctgtactgtaagagcggttacACTATGGagatctgtactgtaagagcggttacactatggagctctgtactgtaagagcggttacagtatggagctctgtactgtaagagcggtcacactatagagctctgtactgtaagagcggtcacactatggagctctgtactgtaagagtggtcacactattGAGCTCTGTACTTTAAGAGCGGttacactatggagctctgtactgtaagagcggttacactatggagctctgtactgtaagagcggttacagtatggagctctgtactgtaagagcggtcacactatagagctctgtactgtaagagcggtcacactatggagttctgtactgtaagagcggtcacactatggagctctgtactgtaagagcggtcatacTATAgatctctgtactgtagagcggtcacactatggagctctgtactgtaagagcggtcacactattgagctctgtactgtaagagcggtcatacTATAgatctctgtactgtaagagcggtcacactattgagctctgtactgtaagagcggttacactatggagctctgtactgtaagagcggtcacactatggagttctgtactgtaagagcggtcacactatggagctcagtactgtaagagcggtcatacTATAgatctctgtactgtaagagcggtcacactatggagctctgtactgtaagagcggtcatacTATAgatctctgtactgtaagagcggtcacactatagagctctgtactgtaagagcggtcacactatggagctctgtactgtaagagcggttacACTATGGAGCtcagtactgtaagagcggtcacactatggagttctgtactgtaagagcggtcacactatggagctcagtactgtaagagcggtcacactatagagctctgtactgtaagagcggtcacactatggagctcagtactgtaagagcggtcatacTATAgatctctgtactgtagagcggtcacactatggagctctgtactgtaagagcggtcacactattgagctctgtactgtaagagcggtcatacTATAgatctctgtactgtaagagcggtcacactatggagctctgtactgtaagagtggtcacactatggagctctgtactgtaagagcggtcacactatagagctctgtactgtaagagcggtcacactatagagctctgtactgtaagagcggtcacactatggagctctgtactgtaagagcggtcacactatagagctctgtactgtaagagcggtcacactatagagctctgtactgtaagagcggtcacactatagagctctgtactgtagagcggtcacactatagagctctgtactgtaagagcggtcacactatggagctctgtactgtaagagcagtcacactatagagctctgtactgtagagcggtcacactatggagctctgtactgtaagagcggtcacactatggagctctgtactgtaagagcagtcacactatagagctctgtactgtaagagcggtcacactatagagctctgtactgtagagcggtcacactatagagctctgtactgtagagcggtcacactatggagctctgtactgtaagagcggtcacactatggagctctgtactgtaagagcggtcacactatagagctctgtactgtaagagcggtcacactatggagctctgtactgtaagagcggtcacactatagagctctgtactgtaagagcggtcacactatggagctctgtactgtaagagcggtcacactatggagctctgtactgtagagcggtcacactatagagctctgtactgtagagcggtcacactatggagctctgtactgtaagagcggtcacactatggagctctgtactgtaagagcggtcacactatagagctctgtactgtaagagcggtcacactatggagctctgtactgtaagagcggtcacactatagagctctgtactgtaagagcggtcacactatggagctctgtactgtaagagcggtcacactatggagctctgtactgtaggagCGGTCACAACACGGAGCTCTGTGTTGTAAGTAGCTTTAAAATTAAGGTGTAAACCTAGGATAGTAGTCTGAAAGAAGCTGGCATTCATAGCTCAGGTCATGTTACTTGCAAGCTCACCTCAGCTGCCTATATTCACACATGAAAAAAAGATCGGGCAT is part of the Anomaloglossus baeobatrachus isolate aAnoBae1 chromosome 9, aAnoBae1.hap1, whole genome shotgun sequence genome and encodes:
- the GPR4 gene encoding G-prodeshotein coupled receptor 4, whose protein sequence is MSNITPDACNVDSDLDGVLPPSLYAVVFVVGLPANLLALWAAWLQVRKGKELGVYLLNLSLSDLLLICALPPWTDYYLRRDVWGYGPGACRLFGFIFYTNLYVGAAFLSCVSADRYLAVAHPLRFPGARPIRSAAAVSALVWVLELAANAPPLFRDAITRDRYNHTFCYESYPLSGKGDALANVGRVLAGFLLPWGIMLLCYAGLLRALQGSASCERREKRRVRRLALGLPCVALLCYGPYHALLLLRSVVFLVGGGSVAAGESCALEERLFPAYHASLAMATLNCLADPALYCLACPGARGEVAKAIGRVVAWAMGKDSSGWRERGGDGREIGGRGEQVGMVEMGGGGGSSIV